The following proteins are encoded in a genomic region of Phycisphaera sp.:
- the dapA gene encoding 4-hydroxy-tetrahydrodipicolinate synthase, whose protein sequence is MPTSHLRDDRFAGAFTAIITPFTADGKAIDTDRLDAQIARQADNGIAGIVVASTTGESPTLSEAEFRTLVRHAVEMGKAHDLVVVAGAGSNSTAHAVELQRIAMSLGADAGLSVNPCYNKPTQEGLYAHFATIAESVELPIILGNDPGRTGVALGAATVERLYESPWVVSINEATGSTDSASDILARCPGIALLSGDDNTTLPFMALGGAGCVSVVSNIAPQRTAALCQAMLDADLPTAREHHAALFELARAMVLETNPICVKAAMAMMHLDSGQLRLPMTQPTEATKRAIHQALERANLLEAAAC, encoded by the coding sequence ATGCCCACCAGCCATCTGAGAGACGATCGGTTCGCCGGCGCGTTCACCGCGATCATCACGCCCTTCACCGCCGACGGCAAGGCCATCGACACCGACCGCCTCGATGCCCAGATCGCCCGCCAGGCCGACAATGGAATCGCGGGCATCGTCGTGGCCAGCACCACCGGCGAGAGTCCGACCCTCAGCGAGGCCGAGTTCCGCACGCTGGTCCGCCACGCCGTCGAGATGGGCAAGGCCCACGATCTGGTGGTTGTCGCCGGCGCGGGCAGCAACAGCACGGCCCATGCCGTCGAGCTGCAACGCATCGCGATGTCGCTGGGCGCCGACGCCGGGCTGAGCGTGAACCCCTGCTACAACAAGCCAACGCAGGAAGGCCTCTATGCCCACTTCGCCACGATCGCCGAGAGCGTGGAGCTGCCCATCATTCTCGGCAACGACCCGGGGCGCACGGGCGTGGCGCTCGGTGCCGCGACCGTCGAACGGCTGTACGAGAGTCCTTGGGTTGTGAGCATCAATGAGGCCACCGGCAGCACCGACAGTGCCAGCGACATCCTGGCCCGCTGCCCGGGCATCGCCCTGCTGAGCGGCGACGACAATACGACGCTGCCCTTCATGGCCCTGGGCGGGGCGGGCTGCGTCTCGGTGGTTAGCAACATCGCGCCCCAACGCACGGCCGCCCTGTGCCAGGCCATGCTCGACGCCGACCTGCCCACCGCGCGCGAGCACCACGCCGCCTTGTTCGAGCTGGCCCGCGCGATGGTCCTCGAGACCAACCCCATCTGCGTCAAGGCGGCGATGGCGATGATGCACCTGGACAGCGGCCAGCTCCGCCTGCCCATGACCCAGCCCACCGAGGCGACCAAGCGCGCCATCCACCAGGCCCTCGAACGCGCCAACCTGCTCGAAGCGGCGGCGTGCTGA
- a CDS encoding Rax2 family protein produces the protein MKLAHHTLATLSICGLALGTPLAHAQDWEFFSTTSPYPQNIPQGSDAPADDEVWVVGNSDFFDPFPQFFSFTFAQRFDGTRWNFVPTPDINGAALYGVKKLPGGDVLAVGSYNAGADGQTLALRYDGSSWQQIDSPTRFGGAAFVGMGQAGDDIWAVGVQATQDPPPSATGQALAARWNGSGWDRYQPEPLVTGGRAYNTPRDVAGVSADDAWAVGNAQQTGVGGFGPTAYITRWQGDRWELYDIGLRDLAGLNDALALASDNVWAVGSITTGDLGRQPLILHWDGSDWTIVDTPTFPDGRAELRAIAARSPTEIYASGTDADADGFPRALMLKYDGTSWERIDVATPTDGEQQWFRTMSVTPSGDVWAMGQYYRPDEQATHVTTQRLSASATCRADLDGDGELTIFDFLAFQNAFDAGDPIADFDGDSELTIFDFLAFQNAFDAGCE, from the coding sequence ATGAAACTCGCACACCACACGCTTGCAACCCTCTCGATCTGCGGCCTCGCGCTCGGCACCCCGCTGGCCCACGCCCAAGACTGGGAGTTCTTCTCCACCACCAGCCCGTACCCGCAGAACATCCCCCAGGGAAGCGACGCGCCCGCCGACGACGAGGTGTGGGTCGTGGGCAACAGCGACTTCTTCGACCCTTTCCCCCAGTTCTTCAGCTTCACCTTCGCCCAGCGCTTCGACGGCACGCGGTGGAACTTCGTGCCCACACCGGACATCAACGGGGCGGCGCTCTACGGCGTGAAGAAGCTGCCCGGCGGCGACGTGCTGGCGGTCGGCTCGTACAACGCCGGCGCCGATGGGCAGACGCTTGCCCTGCGCTACGACGGCTCGTCGTGGCAGCAGATCGACAGCCCCACGCGCTTCGGCGGCGCGGCCTTCGTCGGCATGGGCCAAGCCGGGGACGACATCTGGGCCGTGGGGGTCCAGGCGACGCAGGACCCCCCGCCCTCGGCCACCGGCCAGGCGCTCGCGGCACGCTGGAACGGCTCGGGGTGGGATCGCTACCAGCCCGAGCCGCTGGTGACCGGCGGCCGCGCGTACAACACGCCGCGCGATGTTGCCGGCGTGAGCGCCGACGACGCCTGGGCCGTGGGCAACGCCCAGCAGACCGGCGTGGGCGGCTTCGGGCCCACGGCGTACATCACCCGCTGGCAGGGCGATCGCTGGGAACTGTACGACATCGGCCTGCGCGACTTGGCGGGGCTCAACGACGCCCTCGCCTTGGCGTCGGACAACGTCTGGGCGGTTGGCTCCATCACCACCGGCGACCTGGGCCGCCAACCGCTCATCTTGCACTGGGACGGCAGCGACTGGACCATCGTGGACACGCCGACGTTCCCCGACGGCAGGGCCGAGCTGCGCGCCATCGCCGCACGATCGCCGACGGAGATCTACGCCTCGGGCACCGACGCCGACGCCGACGGCTTCCCGCGCGCCCTCATGCTCAAGTACGACGGCACGAGCTGGGAGCGCATCGACGTCGCGACGCCAACGGACGGCGAGCAGCAGTGGTTCCGCACGATGTCCGTCACCCCAAGCGGCGACGTGTGGGCCATGGGCCAGTACTACCGCCCCGACGAACAGGCCACCCACGTCACCACGCAACGCCTGAGCGCCAGCGCCACCTGCCGCGCCGACCTCGACGGCGACGGAGAACTCACCATCTTCGACTTCCTCGCGTTCCAGAACGCATTCGATGCCGGCGACCCCATCGCCGACTTCGACGGCGACAGCGAGCTGACCATCTTCGACTTCCTCGCCTTTCAGAACGCCTTCGACGCCGGCTGCGAGTAG
- the gatA gene encoding Asp-tRNA(Asn)/Glu-tRNA(Gln) amidotransferase subunit GatA, with translation MAQPGMIEIARRIAAGECSAREAVAGALARVDRVQPELNAFVDVFHDGAMARAGIVDEKRAAGEALGPLAGVPVVIKDNICLGQDAYPGRTTCASRMLEGYHSPYTATAVQNLLDAGAVVIAKANLDEFAMGGSGEHSAFGATRNPWDVQRTPGGSSSGSAAAVAAGVVGLALGSDTGGSVRQPAAMCGLVGLKPTYGRVSRYGLVAFASSLDQIGTLTHTVEDAAAALSVIAGHDAHDATSAPRAVEDFSALLDEDADGERVAVVRPQGAIHAGIDRALERAARVLGNAGVGIAEGALPHTRYGVAAYYLIAPAEASSNLARYDGVRYGRRAELRAGEGLEDLYVRSRSEAFGAEVKRRILLGTHALSSGYYDQYYGKAQRTRRLIKNDFDAIFASGARAVLMPTTPSPAFALGEKLGDPMSMYLEDAFTVGANLAGLPAVSVPAGLVEVDGVELPIGVQLVGRAFDEAGLLQLARALERGLGFDAQSPIALQTSG, from the coding sequence ATGGCCCAGCCGGGCATGATCGAGATAGCCAGGCGGATCGCCGCCGGTGAATGTTCGGCCCGCGAAGCGGTCGCGGGGGCCCTGGCGCGTGTCGATCGCGTGCAGCCCGAACTGAACGCGTTCGTGGATGTTTTCCACGATGGCGCGATGGCACGAGCCGGGATCGTGGACGAGAAGCGGGCGGCCGGCGAGGCCCTCGGCCCGCTCGCGGGCGTGCCGGTGGTCATCAAGGACAACATCTGCCTGGGCCAAGATGCCTATCCGGGCCGGACCACGTGCGCAAGCCGGATGCTCGAGGGCTACCACAGCCCGTACACCGCGACGGCTGTTCAAAATCTGCTCGACGCCGGGGCGGTCGTCATCGCCAAGGCCAACCTGGACGAGTTCGCCATGGGCGGCAGCGGCGAGCACTCGGCCTTCGGTGCCACACGCAACCCTTGGGATGTGCAACGCACGCCCGGCGGCAGCAGCAGCGGGAGCGCGGCGGCGGTGGCCGCGGGCGTGGTGGGCCTGGCACTGGGCAGCGACACGGGCGGCTCGGTGCGCCAGCCCGCGGCCATGTGCGGGCTGGTGGGGCTCAAGCCGACGTACGGGCGGGTGTCGCGGTATGGGTTGGTCGCGTTCGCCAGCAGCTTGGATCAGATCGGCACGCTGACGCACACGGTGGAAGATGCCGCAGCGGCGCTGTCGGTCATCGCCGGGCATGATGCGCATGACGCGACGAGCGCCCCGCGTGCCGTTGAGGATTTTTCCGCCTTGCTCGATGAAGATGCCGACGGCGAGCGCGTTGCCGTGGTACGTCCGCAGGGCGCGATCCATGCCGGGATAGACCGGGCACTGGAGCGCGCGGCGAGGGTGCTGGGCAACGCTGGCGTTGGTATTGCTGAGGGCGCGCTGCCACACACGCGGTACGGCGTCGCGGCGTATTACCTGATCGCGCCGGCCGAGGCGTCGAGCAATCTGGCGCGGTACGACGGCGTGCGATATGGCAGGCGCGCCGAGTTGCGAGCGGGCGAGGGGCTCGAAGACCTGTACGTGCGCTCGCGCAGCGAGGCATTCGGGGCCGAGGTCAAGCGGCGCATCCTGCTGGGCACGCACGCGCTCAGCAGCGGCTATTACGACCAGTACTACGGCAAAGCCCAGCGCACGCGGCGGCTGATCAAGAACGACTTCGACGCGATCTTCGCCAGCGGGGCTCGCGCAGTGCTCATGCCGACGACGCCGTCGCCCGCCTTCGCACTGGGAGAGAAGCTGGGTGATCCGATGTCGATGTACCTGGAAGACGCGTTCACGGTGGGCGCGAACCTCGCCGGGCTGCCGGCCGTCAGCGTGCCGGCGGGGCTGGTCGAGGTCGATGGCGTGGAGCTGCCCATCGGTGTGCAGCTCGTCGGACGGGCGTTCGATGAGGCGGGGCTGCTGCAACTGGCGCGCGCACTCGAACGCGGGCTGGGATTCGATGCCCAGAGCCCGATCGCTCTTCAAACTTCGGGGTAA
- a CDS encoding flavodoxin family protein translates to MAEKLSERAPAKYDDLRAVFINCTLKRSPNMSHTQGLMDRSIAIMEKVGVTIDTVRAVDHDIPPGVQPDMTEAGFDTDDWPALHKKVMAAQILVIGTPIWLGEKSSVCTRIIERLYSNSGDLNNQGQSDFYGRVGGCIITGNEDGIKHCAMNILYSLGHVGFTIPPQADAGWIGEAGPGPSYLDDDSHGPDNDFTNRNTTIMTWNLLHFARMLKDAGGIPAFGNQRNKWKDGERFGFENPEYR, encoded by the coding sequence ATGGCCGAGAAACTGAGCGAGCGGGCCCCGGCGAAGTACGACGACCTGCGAGCGGTGTTCATCAACTGCACGCTGAAGAGGTCTCCCAATATGAGCCACACGCAGGGGCTCATGGATCGCTCGATCGCGATCATGGAAAAGGTGGGCGTGACGATCGACACCGTCCGCGCCGTCGACCACGACATCCCGCCGGGCGTGCAGCCCGACATGACCGAAGCGGGCTTCGACACCGACGACTGGCCGGCGTTGCACAAGAAGGTGATGGCGGCGCAGATCCTGGTCATCGGCACGCCCATCTGGCTTGGCGAGAAGAGTTCGGTGTGCACGCGCATCATCGAGCGGCTGTACAGCAACTCGGGGGATCTCAACAACCAAGGCCAGTCGGACTTCTACGGCCGCGTGGGCGGGTGCATCATCACGGGCAACGAGGACGGCATCAAGCACTGCGCGATGAACATCCTTTATTCGCTCGGGCACGTGGGCTTTACCATCCCGCCGCAGGCCGACGCCGGCTGGATCGGCGAGGCCGGCCCGGGCCCGAGCTACCTGGACGACGATTCGCACGGTCCCGACAACGACTTCACCAACCGCAACACCACGATCATGACGTGGAACCTCCTGCACTTCGCGCGCATGCTCAAGGACGCCGGCGGCATCCCCGCTTTCGGCAACCAGCGTAACAAGTGGAAGGATGGGGAGCGGTTCGGGTTCGAGAATCCCGAGTATCGCTAG
- a CDS encoding sigma-70 family RNA polymerase sigma factor: protein MERPAFEAMALEHLDSVYRLAYHLTRSPERADELVQNVYLRALKSETWTRFEERGGGMRAWLFTIAHNAFYSDLKKEGRRPTPVGEFYEESDGELTPGEASPAWDRASFDWDQVDDALKDAIEQLKPEFREILLLWGVEGLKYREIAEILEVPIGTVMSRLHRARKLVAEALSADTDAAERLGINRLSGDENRQDDS from the coding sequence ATGGAACGTCCGGCATTCGAAGCCATGGCCCTGGAACACCTCGATTCGGTGTACCGCCTGGCGTACCACCTGACGCGCAGCCCCGAGCGGGCCGACGAGCTGGTGCAGAACGTCTACCTGCGGGCCCTCAAGAGCGAGACCTGGACCAGGTTCGAGGAGCGCGGTGGCGGCATGCGGGCCTGGCTGTTCACCATCGCCCACAACGCGTTTTATTCGGACCTGAAAAAAGAAGGCCGCCGGCCCACCCCGGTCGGCGAGTTCTACGAGGAATCCGACGGCGAGCTGACCCCGGGCGAGGCCTCGCCCGCCTGGGATCGCGCCAGCTTCGACTGGGACCAGGTCGACGACGCCCTGAAAGACGCCATCGAGCAGCTCAAGCCCGAATTCCGGGAGATCCTCTTGCTGTGGGGGGTCGAGGGCCTGAAGTACCGCGAGATCGCCGAGATCCTGGAGGTGCCCATCGGCACGGTCATGTCCCGGTTGCACCGGGCACGCAAGCTGGTGGCCGAGGCCTTATCGGCCGACACGGACGCCGCAGAAAGACTTGGAATCAATCGACTTTCCGGGGATGAAAACAGGCAAGACGACAGTTGA
- a CDS encoding biopolymer transporter ExbD: MKRRRPTTNGSTHPNLTPMIDVVMCLIVFFLLVGQLASDQRSDLTLPRSATGDETQEAQAAFVNVRLENGLLLIDVDGAPVPLMQLGRSVRAAPSVHLRADATIPYERLAPVLSELRRTGVRAVRVATEQASLSGGGGGS, from the coding sequence ATGAAACGCCGCCGGCCAACCACCAACGGCAGCACCCACCCGAACCTCACGCCCATGATCGACGTGGTCATGTGCCTGATCGTGTTCTTCCTGCTCGTGGGGCAGCTCGCCAGCGATCAGCGCAGCGACCTCACCCTCCCGCGCTCGGCCACCGGCGACGAGACCCAGGAGGCCCAGGCCGCCTTCGTCAACGTGCGCTTGGAGAACGGCCTGCTGCTCATCGACGTCGACGGCGCGCCCGTGCCGCTCATGCAATTAGGCCGCAGCGTGCGCGCCGCGCCTTCGGTCCACCTGCGCGCCGACGCGACCATCCCCTACGAACGCCTCGCACCGGTCCTCTCCGAGCTCCGCCGCACGGGCGTGCGCGCCGTGCGCGTCGCGACCGAGCAGGCCAGCCTCTCCGGCGGCGGCGGGGGGTCGTAG
- a CDS encoding DUF1559 domain-containing protein, with protein MRKGFTLIELLAVIAIISVLIGILIPTLGSARESARRTACLANLAQIGIGTQMYMDTESKGVLPVVRPFHTGEPGGGSDPSLLDVLSQYLDTPVPRRSSPDEDFVLGKNSCYRCPSDHGGKEPALWASSGTSYEYFPGQAMTATELFFAAESPQIEKAVTRALELQAEGGTPFPLLNCAGEWHVLRVGAPTQNAVYFPSMRADWLEELQAEDAEALFGEIGRILGFQ; from the coding sequence ATGCGCAAGGGATTCACACTCATCGAGCTGCTGGCGGTCATCGCGATCATCAGCGTGCTCATCGGCATCCTCATCCCCACCCTCGGCAGCGCCAGAGAGAGCGCCCGCCGGACCGCGTGCCTGGCGAACCTCGCCCAGATCGGCATCGGCACCCAGATGTACATGGACACCGAGTCCAAGGGCGTGCTGCCCGTGGTGCGCCCCTTCCACACCGGCGAGCCCGGCGGCGGCAGCGACCCGAGCCTGCTCGACGTGCTGAGCCAGTACCTCGACACGCCCGTGCCCCGGCGGTCGTCGCCAGACGAAGACTTCGTGCTAGGCAAGAACTCGTGCTACCGATGCCCGAGCGACCACGGCGGCAAAGAGCCCGCGCTCTGGGCCAGCTCGGGCACCAGCTACGAGTACTTCCCCGGGCAGGCGATGACCGCCACCGAGCTGTTCTTCGCCGCCGAGAGCCCGCAGATCGAGAAGGCCGTCACGCGGGCGCTCGAGTTGCAAGCCGAGGGGGGCACGCCCTTCCCGTTGCTGAACTGCGCGGGCGAGTGGCACGTGCTTCGCGTTGGGGCACCCACCCAGAACGCCGTGTACTTTCCATCCATGCGCGCCGACTGGCTCGAAGAGCTCCAGGCCGAGGACGCCGAGGCGCTCTTCGGCGAGATTGGCCGCATCTTGGGGTTCCAATGA
- the tsaE gene encoding tRNA (adenosine(37)-N6)-threonylcarbamoyltransferase complex ATPase subunit type 1 TsaE, with product MAEAIETNSPQQTEAWAKRLATTLKGGDILALEGDLGAGKTTLVRGLAAGLGIDPAKVSSPTFALMNEYEGSGRTLVHIDAYRMNSPEELAGLGWDRLTDDNTIVIAVEWPSKVEGSLPPERTTTITLEHIGESLRAITLTPPRGWTTCPTTGKRVPPGSPTWPFIDERAQKADLYGWFAGTHTISRPFDPERDDPTELPQASEDEET from the coding sequence ATGGCTGAAGCAATCGAAACCAACTCGCCCCAGCAAACCGAAGCCTGGGCCAAGCGACTCGCCACCACCCTCAAGGGCGGCGATATCCTCGCCCTCGAGGGCGACCTGGGCGCGGGCAAAACAACACTGGTCCGCGGCCTGGCCGCCGGCTTGGGCATCGACCCCGCCAAGGTCTCGAGCCCCACGTTCGCGCTGATGAACGAGTACGAGGGTTCGGGTCGAACTCTGGTCCATATCGACGCCTACCGCATGAACAGCCCCGAAGAACTCGCCGGCCTGGGCTGGGATCGCCTGACCGACGACAACACCATCGTCATCGCCGTGGAATGGCCCAGCAAGGTCGAGGGCTCATTGCCACCCGAGCGCACAACCACCATCACCCTCGAACACATCGGCGAGAGCCTCCGCGCCATCACACTCACCCCCCCGCGCGGCTGGACCACCTGCCCCACCACCGGCAAGCGGGTGCCGCCGGGCAGCCCCACCTGGCCCTTCATCGACGAGCGGGCCCAGAAGGCCGACCTCTACGGCTGGTTCGCCGGCACGCACACCATCAGCCGCCCCTTCGACCCCGAACGCGACGACCCGACGGAACTGCCGCAGGCATCCGAAGACGAAGAGACCTGA
- the mutM gene encoding bifunctional DNA-formamidopyrimidine glycosylase/DNA-(apurinic or apyrimidinic site) lyase, which produces MPELPEVEHLRRTLEPRLLGRRVVGATLHRRDVAVGPADPPGGFARQRLAVRPTHLRAAQLLADATIGRIDRRGKLLAILAGDGRALGVHLGMSGQLLWAAAGRRLPTDHVHATWRLDDRSRLIFRDPRRFGGLWLAQSRDELPPWRGLGPDALSLPPGELGGLLAKVRRPIKAALLDQRLLAGVGNIYADEALYRAGIHPAELACEIPATRAHKLGKVLGDLLALAVEAGGSTLRDYRAADGQAGAFQLRHAVYGRGGQPCLTCGQALESGVLASRTTVWCPSCQGAC; this is translated from the coding sequence GTGCCCGAGTTGCCCGAGGTTGAGCACCTGCGACGCACGCTCGAGCCCAGGCTGCTGGGCCGGCGTGTGGTGGGGGCCACGCTGCACAGGCGAGACGTGGCCGTGGGGCCGGCAGACCCGCCCGGAGGGTTCGCTCGCCAGAGGTTGGCTGTTCGGCCCACCCACCTCAGGGCGGCCCAGTTGCTGGCGGACGCCACGATCGGGCGGATCGACCGGCGGGGCAAGCTGCTGGCCATCCTCGCCGGCGATGGGCGGGCGCTGGGCGTCCACCTGGGCATGAGCGGCCAGCTCCTGTGGGCAGCCGCCGGCCGGCGGCTGCCTACCGACCACGTCCACGCGACATGGCGGCTGGACGACCGCTCAAGGCTCATCTTCCGCGATCCGCGACGCTTCGGCGGGCTCTGGCTGGCTCAGAGCCGAGACGAGCTGCCTCCCTGGCGTGGGCTCGGGCCCGATGCCCTCTCCCTGCCGCCGGGCGAACTGGGCGGGCTCCTGGCAAAGGTACGCCGGCCAATCAAGGCGGCCCTGCTCGACCAGCGGCTGCTGGCGGGCGTGGGCAATATCTACGCCGACGAGGCTCTGTACCGGGCGGGCATCCACCCGGCAGAATTGGCTTGCGAGATTCCGGCTACCCGGGCACACAAGCTCGGCAAGGTTCTCGGTGATCTGCTCGCGTTGGCGGTAGAGGCCGGTGGGTCGACGCTGCGGGACTACCGGGCCGCCGATGGGCAAGCCGGGGCGTTCCAACTCCGGCACGCGGTGTACGGGCGTGGGGGCCAGCCATGCCTCACGTGTGGGCAGGCATTGGAGAGTGGAGTGCTGGCTAGCCGGACCACCGTATGGTGCCCCTCGTGCCAGGGGGCTTGCTGA
- a CDS encoding MotA/TolQ/ExbB proton channel family protein, which produces MSLFTYLLAQTDTPASTPTSSAWSLFVQSIDLFTIILVAGSIAAVALLVQCLLEIRRVNLLPEEELARLNTLTASGPRSELVSYLRARTSFPTLVLKSMLHAEDAAGVRGIPAETAREAAQLEADAQCARWLRRIEPLSTIGNLAPLVGLAGTVWGMILAFTTIGAEGGAAGPAQLSLGISKALFHTLLGLCLAVPALLAYGILRSRVDRLCDQATSTTTPLVERVAHRIGEQSSEPKPKPPSPDDEPKP; this is translated from the coding sequence ATGTCCCTATTCACCTACCTCCTCGCCCAAACCGACACGCCCGCCTCTACCCCGACCTCCAGCGCCTGGTCGCTGTTCGTGCAGTCGATCGACCTGTTCACCATCATCCTGGTGGCCGGCTCCATCGCCGCCGTCGCGCTCCTGGTCCAGTGCCTGCTCGAGATCCGCCGCGTTAACCTGCTGCCCGAAGAGGAACTCGCACGCCTGAACACCCTGACCGCCAGCGGCCCGCGCTCCGAGCTGGTCAGCTACCTCCGGGCGCGCACGAGCTTCCCAACCCTGGTGCTCAAGAGCATGCTGCACGCCGAGGACGCCGCCGGCGTGCGGGGCATCCCGGCCGAGACGGCCCGCGAGGCCGCCCAACTCGAAGCCGACGCGCAGTGCGCCCGATGGCTGCGCCGCATCGAGCCGCTCTCGACCATCGGCAACCTCGCCCCGCTCGTGGGCCTGGCCGGGACCGTCTGGGGCATGATCCTGGCCTTCACCACCATCGGGGCCGAGGGCGGCGCGGCCGGCCCCGCCCAGCTCTCGCTTGGCATCAGCAAGGCGCTGTTCCACACGCTGCTGGGGCTGTGCCTGGCCGTGCCCGCGCTGCTGGCCTACGGCATCCTGCGCTCGCGCGTCGATCGCCTGTGCGACCAGGCCACCAGCACCACCACCCCGCTGGTCGAGCGCGTCGCCCACCGCATCGGCGAGCAGTCGTCCGAACCAAAGCCCAAGCCACCCTCGCCCGACGACGAGCCCAAGCCATGA
- the mgtE gene encoding magnesium transporter — MNPTAELLNVEVRELIEAKRYRELREALAPMPPFDVAAVLDLLEPAEAAVAFRLLPRDLAGEAFAVLDYDREQAIIDALGDRSARTMLQSMDPDDRAALLDEMPTDAARRLIDQLRPEDREVTQQILGYPEDSVGRLMTPDYVRLRPEWTIAQALEHIRRYGRDAETVHWVYVVDSAGVLIDDLHIRSILLAEPDQRVRDVMDDAYQALSATDDQEQAARAMLDYDRTVLPVVDSKGVLLGIVTIDDVADVVEEEATEDIQLIGGVEALDDPYIKTPLLAMLRKRGIALGVLFVVQVVTIAILGRFEGALETHLILAMLVPLMISCGGNTGTQAASLLIRAVSLRELAPSDWRRVARKELATGAILGLVLGVMGVMGVGIVLLVDAIGLASTDQPLRVGVAVGLAVLGIVTWAALLGGLLPLVLEKYKLDPATISSPLVATLMDISGILIYLGVATAVLGMA, encoded by the coding sequence ATGAACCCAACCGCCGAGCTGTTGAACGTCGAGGTCCGCGAGCTGATCGAGGCCAAGCGGTACCGGGAGCTGCGCGAGGCGTTGGCGCCGATGCCGCCGTTTGATGTGGCGGCGGTGCTGGACCTGCTCGAGCCGGCCGAGGCGGCGGTGGCGTTCCGGCTGCTGCCTCGAGACCTGGCCGGCGAGGCGTTCGCCGTGCTCGACTACGACCGCGAGCAGGCGATCATCGACGCGCTGGGCGATCGGTCGGCCCGCACCATGCTCCAGTCGATGGACCCCGACGACCGGGCGGCGCTGCTCGACGAGATGCCCACCGACGCGGCCCGGCGGCTGATCGACCAGCTCCGGCCCGAGGACCGCGAGGTCACGCAGCAGATCCTGGGCTACCCCGAGGACTCGGTCGGTCGCCTGATGACGCCCGACTACGTGCGGCTTCGGCCCGAGTGGACCATCGCGCAGGCGCTCGAGCACATCCGGCGGTATGGGCGTGACGCCGAGACGGTGCACTGGGTGTACGTGGTTGACAGCGCGGGCGTGCTGATCGACGATTTGCACATCCGGTCGATCCTGCTGGCCGAGCCCGACCAGAGGGTTCGCGACGTCATGGACGACGCGTACCAGGCGCTGAGCGCCACCGACGACCAGGAGCAGGCTGCCCGCGCGATGCTGGACTACGACCGCACGGTGCTGCCGGTGGTCGATAGCAAGGGCGTGCTGCTGGGCATCGTGACGATCGACGACGTGGCCGACGTGGTCGAGGAAGAGGCAACCGAGGACATCCAGCTCATCGGTGGTGTCGAGGCTCTGGACGATCCGTACATCAAGACGCCGCTGCTGGCGATGCTGCGCAAGCGTGGGATCGCGTTGGGCGTGCTATTCGTCGTGCAGGTGGTCACCATCGCGATCCTGGGGCGATTCGAGGGGGCGCTCGAGACGCACCTGATCCTGGCGATGCTGGTGCCGCTGATGATCTCGTGCGGCGGCAACACGGGCACGCAGGCGGCGAGCCTGCTGATTCGGGCGGTGTCGCTGCGCGAGCTGGCGCCCAGCGACTGGCGGCGCGTGGCGCGCAAGGAGCTGGCGACGGGCGCGATTCTCGGGCTGGTTCTGGGCGTCATGGGCGTCATGGGCGTGGGCATCGTGCTGCTGGTCGATGCTATCGGCCTAGCCAGCACCGACCAGCCGCTGCGCGTGGGCGTGGCGGTGGGGCTGGCGGTGCTGGGCATCGTGACGTGGGCGGCGCTGCTGGGCGGGCTGCTGCCGTTGGTGCTCGAGAAGTACAAGCTCGACCCCGCGACGATCAGCAGCCCGCTGGTAGCGACGCTGATGGACATCAGCGGGATCCTGATCTACCTGGGCGTGGCGACGGCGGTGCTCGGCATGGCGTGA
- a CDS encoding biopolymer transporter ExbD — translation MRRARDPRHVYGPNLAPMVDVVLVILIFFMASIVFVGPEWFLPAALPVAQPENEPESTDPYALPAPTLDVRVSIDDGTPTPTITVTGLGPGTVALDGFEAHARTQLAGATPESIKIRLSADGGVAWQHVVTAQDILTRVGVRQIALDTP, via the coding sequence ATGCGCCGCGCCCGCGATCCACGCCACGTCTATGGCCCCAATCTCGCGCCCATGGTCGACGTGGTGCTGGTCATCCTCATCTTCTTCATGGCGTCGATCGTGTTCGTCGGGCCCGAGTGGTTCCTGCCCGCCGCACTCCCGGTCGCGCAACCGGAGAACGAGCCCGAATCGACCGATCCCTACGCCCTGCCCGCCCCCACGCTCGACGTGCGCGTCTCGATCGACGATGGCACTCCCACCCCGACCATTACCGTCACCGGCCTGGGCCCGGGCACCGTCGCGCTCGACGGCTTCGAGGCCCACGCCCGCACCCAACTCGCCGGTGCGACGCCCGAGTCCATCAAGATCCGCCTGAGCGCCGACGGTGGCGTCGCCTGGCAGCACGTGGTGACGGCGCAGGACATCCTTACCCGCGTGGGCGTCCGCCAGATCGCGCTCGACACGCCCTGA